The Desulfovibrio subterraneus genome has a segment encoding these proteins:
- a CDS encoding FAD/NAD(P)-binding protein → MTSNPPNVYLPDMATIVEVVQETPAIKTFRVVLNNEERMRAFNFEPGQVGQLSVLGVGESTFVINSPPTRKDYLQFSVMKVGELTGRLHRLKAGDQIGVRAPLGNAFPYESMKGKNIVFIGGGIGMAPLRTLLLFMLDNRADYGDITLLYGARSPRDMAYGYEVEEWLKRKDMHTVLTVDNGTPEWKHKVGLIPNILREINPSPENTVAVTCGPPIMIKFTVQALQELGFNDEQVVTTLEKRMKCGVGICGRCNIGTSYVCKDGPVYTLAQLKQLPAEM, encoded by the coding sequence ATGACTAGCAATCCACCCAATGTGTATCTGCCGGATATGGCCACCATTGTGGAGGTGGTGCAGGAAACGCCTGCCATCAAGACCTTTCGCGTGGTCCTGAATAATGAAGAGAGAATGCGGGCTTTCAACTTCGAGCCCGGTCAGGTGGGCCAGCTTTCCGTGCTTGGCGTGGGTGAATCCACCTTTGTCATCAACTCCCCGCCCACCAGAAAGGACTACCTGCAGTTCAGCGTCATGAAGGTGGGCGAGCTGACCGGCCGTCTGCACCGCCTCAAAGCGGGCGACCAGATCGGCGTGCGCGCTCCGCTGGGCAATGCTTTTCCCTACGAGTCCATGAAGGGCAAGAACATCGTGTTTATCGGCGGCGGCATCGGCATGGCCCCGCTGCGCACCTTGCTGCTCTTCATGCTGGATAACCGTGCGGATTACGGCGACATCACCCTGCTCTACGGCGCCCGCAGCCCCCGCGACATGGCCTATGGCTATGAAGTGGAGGAATGGCTGAAGCGCAAGGACATGCACACCGTGCTGACCGTGGATAACGGCACGCCGGAGTGGAAGCACAAGGTGGGGCTTATTCCCAACATTCTGCGCGAGATCAATCCCAGTCCGGAAAATACCGTGGCCGTCACCTGCGGCCCGCCCATCATGATCAAATTCACGGTGCAGGCGTTGCAGGAACTCGGTTTCAACGACGAACAGGTCGTGACCACGCTCGAAAAACGCATGAAATGCGGCGTGGGCATCTGCGGCCGCTGCAACATCGGCACAAGCTACGTCTGCAAGGACGGGCCTGTGTATACGCTGGCGCAGCTCAAGCAGCTCCCCGCCGAAATGTAG
- a CDS encoding DUF169 domain-containing protein, with protein MTSYKEAQEVLMKELRLYHYPVAVKFFYDQAELDAFHAKAPEIHTPLKPMTFCQWELGARMKGQIVYSDMQGLGCGNAQFCFGWKGLDDGEIKGHAKYTRDLDQAERFVKSKSRLKEGLLGIAVAPLGSVDGLFEPDTVHFYCDNMQAYHLAVDYMAATDTHPLRPSITMNSSACGGNVFSYVEQEFNMLPACSGSYNAGKTERGEINVIIPGTKFGAMFDRLMDRINAASSSITRPGDGFPGADICKNCPLIIFKKEK; from the coding sequence ATGACCAGCTACAAAGAGGCGCAGGAAGTTCTGATGAAGGAACTGCGGCTGTATCATTACCCCGTAGCCGTGAAGTTCTTCTATGATCAGGCCGAGCTGGATGCGTTTCATGCCAAGGCTCCCGAGATCCACACCCCGCTCAAGCCCATGACCTTTTGTCAGTGGGAACTTGGTGCCCGCATGAAGGGACAGATTGTCTATTCCGACATGCAGGGACTGGGCTGCGGCAACGCGCAGTTCTGTTTCGGCTGGAAGGGGCTGGACGACGGCGAGATCAAGGGCCATGCAAAGTACACCCGCGATCTGGATCAGGCCGAGCGCTTTGTGAAGAGCAAGTCCCGCCTGAAAGAAGGCCTGCTGGGCATTGCCGTTGCTCCTCTGGGCAGCGTGGACGGCCTTTTCGAGCCTGACACCGTTCATTTCTACTGCGACAACATGCAGGCATACCACCTTGCTGTCGATTACATGGCCGCCACCGACACGCATCCGCTGCGCCCCAGCATCACCATGAACTCCTCTGCCTGCGGCGGCAACGTGTTCTCGTATGTGGAGCAGGAATTCAACATGCTTCCCGCCTGTTCCGGCAGCTACAACGCCGGCAAGACCGAGCGCGGCGAGATTAACGTCATCATCCCCGGCACCAAGTTCGGCGCGATGTTTGACAGACTGATGGACCGCATCAATGCCGCAAGCAGCTCCATCACCCGTCCCGGTGACGGCTTCCCCGGTGCGGACATCTGCAAGAACTGCCCGCTCATCATCTTCAAGAAAGAAAAGTAG
- a CDS encoding 4Fe-4S dicluster domain-containing protein: MSTVRFLKARDIAPWLEELSRDRTVLAPAQHGGTIVFCEFDPARGVELSQLSTTPAKRALLPPCETLFEYETTKTLEPPYKTHVELRPTLPQGKAVVFGARPCDARAMQIFDRVYNGEQVKDPYYTARRNNATIVTLACSEQDDTCFCDRVGGSPVDATGSDVLLTPLKAGYVAEALTPKGEELLQSTSFMKAEGLRQEALNARNRILEHVPERSSFLDMERNLLSLFGDLGFWDKTAEACLSCGACTYLCPTCYCFNITDETRGESGRRIRTWDNCMSSQFTLEGSGHNPRPTKAHRMRNRIGHKFSYYPQLHDKTLACVGCGRCVSNCPVSFDIRNAVACAIQQADAAREHAHD; encoded by the coding sequence ATGAGTACCGTTCGTTTTCTCAAGGCCCGTGACATTGCCCCGTGGCTGGAAGAACTGAGCCGCGACAGAACCGTGCTGGCACCCGCGCAGCATGGCGGCACCATTGTGTTCTGCGAGTTCGACCCCGCACGGGGCGTAGAGCTTTCGCAGCTTTCCACCACTCCCGCCAAACGGGCGCTGCTGCCCCCCTGTGAAACGCTTTTCGAATATGAAACGACCAAAACCCTTGAGCCGCCCTACAAGACACATGTGGAGCTGCGGCCCACACTGCCGCAGGGCAAGGCCGTGGTCTTTGGTGCGCGTCCCTGCGATGCACGCGCCATGCAGATTTTCGACAGGGTGTACAACGGCGAGCAGGTCAAGGACCCGTACTATACGGCCCGCAGAAACAACGCCACCATCGTCACCCTTGCCTGTTCCGAGCAGGATGATACCTGCTTCTGCGACCGCGTGGGCGGCAGCCCCGTGGATGCCACAGGCTCGGATGTGCTGCTCACCCCGCTCAAGGCAGGCTATGTGGCCGAGGCGCTGACCCCCAAGGGCGAAGAGCTGCTGCAGAGCACCAGCTTCATGAAGGCGGAAGGTCTGCGGCAGGAGGCGCTCAATGCCCGCAACAGGATACTGGAGCATGTGCCGGAGCGCAGTTCCTTCCTCGACATGGAGCGCAACCTGCTCTCGCTGTTCGGTGATCTGGGCTTCTGGGACAAGACGGCGGAAGCCTGTCTGAGCTGCGGCGCCTGCACCTACCTGTGTCCCACCTGCTACTGCTTCAACATCACGGACGAAACTCGCGGCGAATCGGGCAGGCGTATCCGCACATGGGATAACTGCATGTCCAGCCAGTTCACCCTTGAAGGCAGCGGGCATAATCCGCGCCCGACCAAGGCGCACCGTATGCGCAACCGCATAGGGCACAAATTCAGCTATTATCCGCAGCTGCATGATAAAACGCTTGCCTGTGTGGGCTGCGGCAGATGCGTTTCCAACTGTCCTGTATCATTTGATATCCGCAACGCCGTTGCCTGCGCCATACAGCAGGCAGACGCAGCCCGGGAGCACGCTCATGACTAG
- a CDS encoding aldehyde ferredoxin oxidoreductase family protein, producing the protein MDTILRVRCNGTGIPALTTHSIGTYAGLGGRGMTSKVICAEVPADCHPLGPENKLVFAPGLMSGTAAATSGRLSVGCKSPLTGTIKEANAGGTAAQALAKLGYAAIIFEGEAKGDALYRLVIDEKGAKVEPADEYRMLPNYALRDKVQEEFGDKVSLISIGTAGEMRMSNSTIAVTDPEFRPTRHAGRGGVGAVMGSKGFKCIIVNAEKASIRKPALPEAFKAANKKFVEGLKSHPVTGTGLPAFGTNILTNILNEAGGYPSRNFSTGRFEGAGSISGEAQAELERARGGNPTHGCHKGCVIKCSGIYVDKEGNYLTKQPEYETVWSHGGNCGIDDLDAIAMMDRLDDDYGLDTIEMGATIGVAMEAGVIPFGDKEGAINLIHQVGKGTPLGRILGAGTAVTAKCYGLERAPVVKNQAMPAYDPRAVKGIGVTYATTTQGADHTAGYAVATNILSVGGHVNPLGSEGQAELSRSLQIATAALDATGYCLFIAFAILDQSETFDAMVDSINAMYDLKLTGGDVVALGQDILRMEREFNKAAGFGPAHDRLPRYFTREPLAPHGVVFDVPEAELDSVYNF; encoded by the coding sequence ATGGATACCATTCTTCGTGTGCGGTGCAACGGCACCGGAATACCGGCCCTGACCACGCACTCCATCGGCACCTATGCCGGACTGGGGGGCAGAGGCATGACCTCCAAGGTAATCTGCGCGGAAGTGCCTGCGGACTGCCATCCGCTGGGGCCTGAAAACAAGCTTGTGTTCGCTCCCGGACTCATGAGCGGTACGGCGGCCGCAACCTCGGGGCGTCTGTCTGTAGGCTGCAAGAGCCCGCTCACCGGCACCATCAAGGAAGCCAATGCGGGCGGCACGGCAGCGCAGGCGCTTGCCAAGCTGGGCTATGCCGCGATCATTTTCGAAGGAGAGGCCAAGGGCGATGCCCTGTATCGCCTTGTCATCGACGAGAAGGGCGCAAAGGTGGAACCTGCGGACGAATACCGCATGCTCCCCAACTATGCCCTGCGTGACAAGGTGCAGGAAGAGTTCGGCGACAAGGTTTCGCTCATCAGCATCGGCACCGCCGGTGAAATGCGCATGTCCAACTCCACCATCGCGGTCACGGACCCCGAGTTCCGGCCCACGCGGCATGCCGGTCGCGGCGGGGTGGGCGCTGTCATGGGCTCCAAGGGCTTCAAGTGCATTATCGTGAATGCGGAAAAGGCCTCCATCCGCAAACCCGCATTGCCGGAAGCCTTCAAGGCCGCCAACAAGAAATTTGTGGAAGGGCTGAAAAGCCATCCTGTCACTGGCACCGGGCTGCCTGCCTTCGGAACCAATATACTGACCAATATCCTGAATGAGGCCGGGGGCTACCCCTCCCGCAACTTCTCCACGGGACGGTTCGAGGGGGCAGGCAGCATTTCCGGAGAGGCACAGGCCGAACTGGAACGTGCACGCGGTGGCAACCCGACCCATGGTTGCCACAAGGGTTGTGTGATCAAGTGTTCCGGCATCTACGTGGACAAGGAAGGCAACTACCTGACCAAGCAGCCGGAGTATGAAACCGTGTGGTCGCATGGCGGCAACTGCGGCATTGACGATCTGGACGCCATAGCCATGATGGACCGTCTTGATGACGACTACGGGCTGGATACCATTGAAATGGGTGCCACCATCGGCGTTGCCATGGAGGCGGGTGTTATTCCCTTCGGCGACAAGGAAGGGGCCATCAACCTTATCCATCAGGTGGGCAAGGGCACGCCGCTGGGCCGCATTCTCGGAGCGGGTACGGCTGTCACGGCCAAGTGCTACGGGCTGGAACGCGCGCCTGTGGTCAAGAATCAGGCCATGCCTGCGTACGATCCGCGTGCGGTAAAGGGCATAGGGGTAACCTATGCAACCACCACGCAGGGCGCCGACCACACCGCAGGCTATGCCGTTGCCACCAACATTCTGAGCGTGGGCGGGCATGTGAACCCGCTTGGCTCCGAAGGGCAGGCCGAGCTTTCCCGCAGCCTGCAGATAGCTACCGCCGCGCTGGACGCCACGGGCTACTGCCTGTTCATTGCCTTTGCCATTCTCGATCAGTCCGAAACCTTCGATGCCATGGTGGACAGCATCAACGCCATGTACGACCTCAAGCTGACCGGCGGCGATGTTGTGGCCCTAGGGCAGGATATTCTGCGCATGGAGCGTGAATTCAACAAGGCTGCGGGCTTCGGTCCTGCCCATGACCGCCTGCCGCGTTACTTCACGCGTGAACCGCTTGCCCCGCACGGCGTTGTCTTTGACGTGCCGGAAGCGGAACTGGATTCCGTGTACAACTTCTAG
- a CDS encoding nitrite reductase, producing MNNTITESLTVMPIARKDDIYVLRLCLNQGLMTPGMLRRVLEVIEKYNLPSLRATTGQRMNLEGIPAGKLDEICDFLGTRVEKCAPGATVCPGKGTCRLGIQETTDLGNAIVELVKQNGPYPYKVKSGVSGCKMSCGLSYVRDIGLVATAKGWNVFFGGCALQNAAPGVLIGEHVSSDNALALLQKALVFYRENGEKRERTAATVTRLGKQALLDAVNA from the coding sequence ATGAACAATACCATTACCGAATCCCTCACTGTCATGCCCATCGCACGCAAGGACGACATCTACGTTCTGCGCCTGTGCCTCAATCAGGGCCTCATGACTCCCGGGATGCTCCGCCGCGTCCTTGAAGTGATCGAAAAATACAACCTGCCCTCCCTGCGGGCCACCACCGGCCAGCGCATGAATCTGGAGGGCATTCCCGCCGGCAAGCTGGATGAAATATGCGATTTTCTCGGCACCCGTGTCGAAAAATGCGCCCCCGGTGCAACGGTCTGTCCCGGCAAGGGAACCTGCAGGCTCGGCATTCAGGAAACTACCGACCTTGGCAACGCCATTGTCGAGCTGGTCAAGCAGAACGGCCCCTACCCCTATAAGGTGAAGAGCGGCGTTTCCGGCTGCAAGATGAGCTGCGGCCTGAGCTATGTTCGCGATATCGGCCTTGTGGCCACCGCCAAGGGCTGGAACGTGTTCTTCGGCGGCTGCGCCCTGCAGAACGCAGCTCCGGGCGTACTCATCGGCGAGCATGTCAGCAGCGACAACGCCCTTGCCCTGCTGCAGAAGGCGCTGGTGTTCTACCGCGAGAACGGTGAAAAGCGCGAGCGCACTGCCGCCACCGTGACCAGACTGGGCAAGCAGGCCCTGCTGGATGCTGTGAACGCATAA